The following proteins are encoded in a genomic region of Corythoichthys intestinalis isolate RoL2023-P3 chromosome 5, ASM3026506v1, whole genome shotgun sequence:
- the ankrd34c gene encoding ankyrin repeat domain-containing protein 34C, which produces MANILELRTDGNSLLKAVWLRRLRLTRLLLEGGAYINESNERGETPLMVACMSTHSDQQSVSKSKLVKYLLDNQADPNIQDKGGRTALMHACIHEAGHEVVDILLSNGADPSLEDRGGASALVYAINADEKQTLKLLLDACKAKGKEVIIITTDKSPSGTKTTKQYLNVPPSPELVEKSSPAYCASPSDIDVSASPTIEQEQQNTVFSFQTKLKTSCSANKLANGPTSPTRRAISHKRARLPQLKRLQSEPWGLIAPSVLAERANSHDESKKASSDEDVVAGVNGLTLSKRAALSRQNSVDGKESSFPLVGEQGCKMTTSLSVPPTSKAAYERSLNQHQPLARRSTIPTEQEGGGAGRPGLRDNVHKRRLGNDHYDSDSQLYSDSVMLDSPKVPVERRKLNTSPLALLTSSRESLDSNASTSSPSTVRRRPPGLLERRGSGTLLLDHISHTRPGHLPPLNVNPNPPIPDIGTSSKPSSPLASGIRSLAPVAPNTPKRGGLKCKKKLVRRHSMQVEQMKQLSDFEELAHQ; this is translated from the coding sequence ATGGCTAACATCCTGGAGCTGCGTACAGACGGCAATTCGCTCCTGAAGGCGGTGTGGCTCAGACGCTTGAGGCTCACCAGACTCCTCCTGGAGGGCGGCGCGTACATCAACGAGAGCAATGAACGTGGCGAGACGCCTCTCATGGTGGCCTGCATGTCAACGCACAGTGACCAGCAGAGCGTCAGCAAGTCCAAGCTGGTCAAATATTTACTGGACAACCAAGCGGACCCCAACATACAGGACAAAGGTGGGCGTACCGCCCTGATGCACGCCTGCATCCACGAGGCGGGACACGAGGTCGTGGACATCCTACTGAGCAATGGGGCCGATCCCAGCCTGGAAGACAGAGGCGGGGCCTCCGCGCTGGTTTACGCCATCAACGCAGATGAAAAGCAAACGCTAAAGCTGCTCTTGGATGCTTGCAAAGCCAAAGGCAAAGAGGTGATCATAATCACAACCGATAAGTCGCCATCTGGCACCAAAACAACCAAACAGTACCTAAACGTTCCTCCGTCCCCAGAGCTGGTTGAGAAgtcgtcccctgcctactgcgccTCACCTTCTGATATCGACGTCTCTGCGTCTCCCACAATTGAGCAAGAGCAGCAAAACACCGTCTTTAGCTTCCAGACAAAGCTGAAAACGTCCTGCTCTGCCAACAAACTGGCCAATGGGCCCACGTCGCCCACGCGGCGGGCCATCAGCCACAAGCGCGCGCGTTTACCTCAGCTGAAACGCCTGCAGTCGGAGCCGTGGGGGCTGATCGCACCTTCGGTGCTGGCCGAACGGGCGAACAGCCACGACGAAAGCAAGAAGGCCAGCTCGGACGAGGACGTGGTGGCGGGTGTGAACGGTCTGACTCTGAGCAAGAGAGCCGCTTTGTCTCGGCAGAACAGCGTGGACGGCAAAGAAAGCTCATTCCCACTGGTGGGCGAGCAAGGCTGCAAAATGACAACCTCTCTGTCAGTTCCCCCGACCTCTAAAGCTGCGTACGAGAGATCTCTAAACCAACACCAACCCTTGGCACGACGCAGCACCATACCTACCGAACAGGAGGGCGGTGGCGCTGGGCGCCCTGGTCTCAGAGACAACGTGCACAAGAGACGACTTGGGAACGACCACTACGACTCCGACTCCCAGCTCTACTCTGACTCCGTCATGCTGGACTCTCCAAAGGTGCCAGTGGAGCGCAGAAAACTGAACACTTCCCCTCTGGCCTTGCTGACCAGCTCCAGAGAGTCTCTAGACAGCAACGCCAGCACATCCTCACCTAGCACTGTTCGCAGGCGTCCACCGGGCCTCTTGGAGAGGAGAGGCTCTGGCACCCTGCTTCTAGATCACATCTCCCACACCAGGCCTGGCCACTTGCCACCGCTCAACGTCAACCCCAACCCTCCCATCCCTGACATTGGCACCAGTAGCAAGCCATCCTCGCCTTTGGCCAGTGGTATTCGATCCTTAGCACCAGTAGCACCAAACACACCAAAGAGAGGCGGGTTAAAGTGCAAGAAGAAACTTGTGAGAAGGCACTCTATGCAAGTGGAGCAGATGAAGCAACTGTCTGACTTTGAGGAGCTGGCTCATCAGTGA